AGCTATAGCgaacacacgtcacggattccgccgaaagaaTCGATGttcaaagtaaattttttttatattattttggggcTAAAATTTACTTTCaagacttaaaatatatatttaatgtcacgaaaaatatgctatccaagtgttgtatacgcatattttagttccgaaatagaaatgtataaaatacgcgagatcgAATAATCAAAcatcgtcgtcgtttttccagtccctggttgtagaaaaattataattattaataggtgcATTCCTATATAGGGTAGTTGAAAAAAcatatatgttttggtttaatttatagagatattatatgcatgttaattgttataactgaaataattttaatttataactggtaattttttttccaaatcctatacattataagttatagctaACTATTCATTTAGTGTAACACCTTGTGTAAAATACTTAACTTTTATTGTTCACCTAATTTCTATATCATATAGATTAAGGACCATGTACCTacacctaaaaaaaatgttcacggaatggtcaactgcttaTCTTGACGTGTGCACAGTGcacacttatgaataatatatacttacatactCGTATATAGTCGTATAgtcgtacctacataatatataaatagtgtaatacatacacgaatgcgttacctattggctattatgtCCCTACAAATTCAacagctattattatatttatttattttttacatatagataggtacattataaaactataattaaaatcacatttatttttattttcttgagcacaatgtttcaaaaattattaattgatatataattaattggtatagtatttataaattattgaagatggtaataaataatattgtgattaaagtaatttattcaaattacatttgaaagtgtcattgtgtatatgaattataataataatatactctaaaagtttcataaatctacgaatatactatttttttaaataacaaccaaataaaataaatcattattcttggttttaacatgtaatttcgtccaaacttGAACTTATAATGactgtaaaaagtaactgtgtttataaaagattttttgattacaaattataatatgaaccaGTTGCGGACTGGGCCGGCGGGATACCAGGAACTTTCCCGGTGGACCgctgctaaaaaaaataatgttatatttcagTTCAGTTGATTGTCCACCCCCATCACTcctcaatgcatcagaaattattatttataattgagtcacggatttaaaaataaataaattcgcctgttaggtattattacttctgtgtatttacattataatattttttttttcatgtccCGTACACCGTCCATTGTATATCTGAGTTattgttttttagattctgagcgaagcgatgaacgtattgattttacaattatgtgtgttttttttttatttttatttttatttttttttttatttttgtgtctgtcatcaccttttaggacaataaaagtgcttggattttcttcaacagtaacttttctgataggaaattgaatctagttggtactttcggAGGtcaaaaatttctcagtagttttcaaacgcgacgcgaaaagtaaaagaaaaattaagggaaaacgggtatttttacgcaaaatctgttttcgagaaaatcgattttggtttttggtgtaactctaaaacaaatgaccgtagggacatgacattttgactgaatgtttatattagcattttctatacaccctacaatttacaaaatattttgactctttttgagctgtttacggccattgtcagttttcaatttttttagtttttttttctataaatatcaataaaattttatctgttgagtaaaaaagcttgaaaatgtaatagaaggctcctaggttattgtttcaaaggcagatgaaaaaaattaaaaatccttagtcacagtttttatttataagcatttaaagttcaaattttgacaaaatacggaaaaatcacgaaaaatagcaaattattttgagttgagaattcataaaaatttttctttttaaatctaagattcgaaaatgtaatataagattactcataagtttgtctacctttatcaaaaaaaaaaatatctagaagaaacttaaattaaatttttttaagttatggcctcttaagtgcacacttggtgacatggccaaaaacaacaacaacgtctatacaattatttttatctatatatataacccatagcaaccattaaaaaacaaaaatgtctatcgtaaatctcaaaattcctgtttgagcacctaccgggggtgatcacttccctttttaaattagcctatgacactcacaaagaatgtggctttgtattggtgaaagaattttcgaaatcggttcagtagtttcggagtttatccccaacaaacaatcaaatctttcctctttataatattagtatagattataaatgAATCAACAATCTAGCTTAGGTTTTAATGAAAGACATTTTGTACATGGaagtatatttattgaatttataattatgttttgttcaaaatattctatatatatatcgagacataaatatttatattttaatgtaggtacctaggtatttataattttgaataattttgaatagaCCTATAATATCGAACAAAAAGTATTAAGTACCCTACAATAAGTATATCACTTACATACAAATATAGaaggtaaattaaaaatctaaaatctgaAGGTTACAATAATTTAGGCAGGGATTCAAGTGGTGAGAGGCCGTGGAGGGACACGGTCCCTCTACCTCTAAGGCGGTTAAAAAGCATCCCCTTTGACAAATTATTTGTAAGGTACGCTCCATTGTAaccaaacattaaaaattcagTTGAGATTTAATCAcagtttaacttttatttttttatcaattctaactctacttttattaaatgtatttaataaaaatatggacTATACTAGaatatgtgtaaaaaataattgattttattatttattgtaaatggaTATACTGAGATTAATAGATATTCAATTAGccgataacataataaatattataatatggttcctatttaagtatttagaattgttttattttaaaatagctcTCTATTAAACAATGTAAAATTCAATGATTACACTGTAAAGTCTGAATGTgtcatttttttaagtatgcTCACCCCACCATGTGTagaatttggatttttttcttGTACCTACAATTTCAAGTTCTAAAAACACTACATttctatgaaataaatattttttgtctggGTCAATTCTTTAGTTTTCTTAAAagactactactactaccactacttacaacttaatattatgagaaaaaatattctctttcaaaatattgaatttgtataGAACATTAAGctttattcttaaaaaagtaGTATTActtgtgatttaaattttacatgacataaattacaaatttgaacATTATTCAGGGTTAAAAGTGGAATAAGTATGTTACTCAATCACTGTTTATACATTACTTTATACTATATGCATTCCTCATTAgacattatacataggtacaattatatatGGAATTTTTTCCCACTTTAAGCTCTGAATTTAGGTTGTTAGGTACAAGACATTAtttcaactttaattttattattcttactgATATTGGTACAATAGTATAATGGTACTTGAAGGTTTAGTATATTCTTACcatttagcattttatatactaatttttaatcCTACGTTGCACCAAACATAagtaattatgtacctatagtgtataatatcaatgtttAGTTAATTTAGGATCATTGGCATCAGTATAATTGCTGATTGAACAAATCTTtggtttttatattcaaatataggtaaaatatattcaaatatgaataaatattttattaatttagtacctattgcatttaataagtaatacagATAGTTACAGTGAATCATTATCATAAGTCTAGTCACTCAAATTTATATGctcaatactaaatataataatttattataatttagtagtaTATCCGTTTAGTTATAATggaggtttatattatattgtaaaagtaaaaaaaacaattatcaatTTTGTGCAGCAATGTAGGACTTAGttaattaaattcttatttacatacaaatatttaataataataaaaataatatttataagacaaTGTTAATGTTCTATATACTTAAGAtcttagaatataaaaacagtAGAGTGTTACTGCTGGGTAGTTACTCCCCTCAAGCATACAtatcttgtatattatttctTCTGCTCTCATATggtaattgtaattattgtttacatattgtatattttctaatacatttaaaaaataaaaaagaaagcAACAACTACTGGGActgttttaaaacattaaatatgagCTACTATAGCTATGTTATGTTAAATCAAATGAAATTATCAATTAATCTATCTGAAAAATCCCtgtagtttttgaaaaaaccttaataattaataaaattacccaGTGGCGGCGCGaggtaaaattaatatgtggGCGAAGTAGACTTAAAGAGgcccttttttaaaatttttttaataaacatttaagtaacaatagttatttaataaatattaagatttacaattttttaaaacaataaactcTAATTATTAACCTTTTATTTGCAAAgtagtcaatataattttatttaaacataattataaaattaaatacatatttttttaaattaataatactgttagaagtttcattttttttatttacaagaaATGGACTTTTCGGCTTTTTGCTTCACTAAATGTTTTAAGTATATCttcgtaatttaaattatttgcaattttcgTTTCAATGGACAAAACTGCTAATGCTGAGAGTCTTTCTTGTGTCATCGTATTTcgtaggtaatttttaattattttaagcttCGAAAAACTTCTCTCTGCTGAAGCTGTACTGACAGGAATagtgaacaatatattttatcttgagATTGAGAATAAACTAGCCATCTGCGATGTTGAGTTTCGCCATTACTTAATTTTCTTGTATAGTGGAAGTTAGAAAAATGTCTCTTATTATTGTCTAAAGGATAATTTTCATCGCAAGTATCTAGCATCTGTTGAGGACCATTTTGAACTAAATCGTGACGCTGTGAACCTGATAACGGAAACACCCATTTCCCTGGGTCTAAACTCATTAGTGGTTCACTTAAAACAATTTCTTGTTTGTGCATCTCTAAAtcgcaaatattatttatattagagttaacataaaaagtaatttctttattttcaaaagtatttattggCGGAGAAGTTTCAAGATCAGACTTAGTTTCAACTTCTTTTGTCAATTCTTCattgtattttgaaattccTTCATTTAAATCCATTTTGGCATTAGGTTCGTCTAAGTCTGTAGTTGTTGATGTACTGGTTTTGTTTAGAAATTTCATCATACTAGTACTCATAGCTTGGTTCACTTGCATCATTTCAGCTTTTCTCTTTCTTTTGGAAGCACCAGATTCCCATTTCCGACCAGTATCTCTGTCTCTACTAGATCCAGACATGATACCTACATATggatagttaattatattttaataataaattattatgtaatatttataaaattattattttattatttattaaattatatttataatacaaataatattctattacaaattacaattatttattagttcttAAAGTTTTAACTAACATTTCCAATAcaacatactaaaatatattatttccatacttccctattataaaaaattattattataggtatatctattcTGTCACAATAAATCGTTTTCCATACTGattatgttattttcatattataataaaataattttataactaatatcataaaacaaaaaaaaaacaatggaaaatgtaaacacaattaataaagttttatacttacaacttAGGTACGTGTGGTATGATTTTTGcttcgttaaatattattaaattgaatataattttcggTAATCGATCGATACAGAAACGAGGATAAAACACAACCAATTGAACTAACAACAACTGTCAAAATGAAATTACGTTATCGAGTTTAGATAAAATCGGTTCGCCGAATCGGTCAGTCTGGCCCCGATAACGCGGTTTATATGTTAATTATAGAATAGTCGCGGTCGTTTGCCGATCGGCAACCGACAAAACGCATAGTGTGATCTGGTACTTTTAGTAATGACTAAATATGacgaaatataacatttatgcttatgattttttttttaataaaataatttcatggatacaaaaatttttgtatagatacTTCTCCCATATTTTTCTATGGTTAATTATAAGTCCCTATGAAACGCGAGGCCCTTTGAGGTGCGAGGCCGTGGGCAATGGCCCACTTCGCCCACGCCTAGCGCCGCCACTGAAATTACCTATAAAATCTGTAcctaaacatattgtatattaatgttatattattataacttactttTTTCTTCATTCACTTCAGTACTAACTCTCTCCTTAAAAttgagtattatatttataacttcatCAGGACTGATCACTGGTTTTCGTCCTCccattttaagtttgaaaaaattaaagatcAAATTAATTACTTGTAAGTACACTGAACATTATCGCCGTAattatgtaacataaaataggttaaataagtttatattattgcaGACTGCAGTATGACACTCAGGAGTCAAGTACAGAACTACAGTCAGAAGTCAGGACTAAAGTCTAAAATGGATAcgatattagtaaaaaaattataattgcggAATTACAATACCATAAAGAGCCAATGTGtactatttataacaatattttaattattatttcatataagtactattattaggatcattgattataaatacaagtatttaGTCAGTCAACAACATATTGGTAGGCAGTtgttggtacctacctaatatttgcttattattattataataatggactTGTAAACTTGTTTCTAAATTCTTGTTTgctttctaaaatgtatttttcttcagGCACCCACACccctttttaatgtttttcaaaattaatttatttctgatcgatatttttgtatagatattttaaccattgataatttggtgccctcTGTATTATCATTGtcaactaattattttgaatagttttttatgttttagattTTGCACATTTTAGTTTGGCCTCTTTAACATATGTTCccactgtatatttttttctaaattttttttattttctaatatgcatttgcctgcaggcgcgtacaccctccttcaattgttttcaaaattaatttaactcttgttgatatttttgtagagattttttaaacagtgataacctggtgccctcTGTATTAcctatcattctttaatgagcttattattgtgaatagttttttctgtttaagaatctggagTTTAAAGTTTGCTTTTTTAAATGCGAGTTCTtactgtataattttttctaaacacAAGTGCGTGGCATTGACTATTGCGTTACTCTGACAAGTACATGACCCTGTCAAGTGAGTGGATTCCTGACAAGTACGTTGCTGCCCTGACAAATTCCTCACAAGTGTGTGTACCTGACAAATTCCCGACGTGTGGCCCTTACAAGTACATGTCCCTGACAAGTTATTTGGCCATTGACAAGTGAGTGACCTCTGACAAGTGAGTGGACCTGACAACATGCCCCTGACAAGTGAGTGGACCCGACAAGTTCGTTGCTGCCCTGCCAAGCGAGTGACCCTGACAAGTACATGGCCCCGCCAAGTTCATCGATGCCCTGACAAGTGTGTGGACCTTAACGATCATAATTATCAGTTATTTAACATATGTTCACGTTTAACAGACAACAGTGACACAAATATTACGGCGTTCACCACGAACATTGACCACACAGTGTTGTTGGCGTTGTCGCGAAAAGATTTTCCATCAAAGCACAAGCGCGAGGAGAATGGACACAGACGTCATGCCGAtgagaaatgtatattttatttttaaaaccttgattttattgtttacatgACTTTGATAATGCAAACGTAGGTACCTTGTACGCTTGTGTTATCGATATAATGAGTTGTTTTTAcgctgaaaaaataaaaacttcataggtaatttaatagatgtttttttattattcaacaattgaacaatatacctactacagtaGTACAGTCTACAATATAGTtctaataattctataatatattgttcaaatttaaaaattcattagtTCACGGATACATTGCAATTCGGTGACTATATTTTGATTATGTACTGGTTACATTCTTAAATCAATGTAATTACACTTGAACCAGTAATAACGACGGGTTTTGTGATATTCTAAATATACGCAATCATTGCCCGTCGTCAATCGTGTCATGTTTGTTTGCgcctgtataaatatttttttcattttgaaccCCATCACATGTTATTTTTTCCTCTGCACTGTTAGTATTCGCTGTACTTATTGAATACGACACAGTAAAACCATCCTCATTAGTAACTTCGAATGATCGTTCTCTGCCGAATTGTACAGAAGTTTCAATCGATCCGCCAAGGCGCCAACTTGTATGCCCATAGATACTCGAAAAACCAGCATTATAACACCTGCAGTTAGGCTATTTGAAACAGATTCACTATCTATATCCCAATGTGGACGATCGTCTTGATACATCCATTACAGGTATGTAGATACTTAGTACTCGATGAACTACTTAACACCTACCATCTACGACTATATAGCAGAACGTGGGATTGTGGGAAGTGAGCGACTTCCCCTGcagtttttacgaatgtttttagACATTTCGTAAAAGTATGTGCCATTATCTTTTATAtgatgtttttaaacattttgaacattttgaaggCAAATATAATTGGttcggaaaaaaaattagaaagaCAAAACCTAGAAGAACTTCTCACGTTTATTTTGGTGAAAGAATCATGTTTCTACGACTAACGAGGGCTGAGGAAAACTTGATGTACGAAAGCATGTTTTTACTGCCGAATTTAGTTTCCAGAACGTTcaaaaactttgattaaatGGTTcagaaacattaaaatatgttttcaaacaTATTACGACTTAAATAGCTACagacaaataattataacaaactataacGTATCAACTACGTTAATACCATTTGTTTTCCATTCTTCCTATTAAACGGTAACTAATCTACTAATAGTTAAtagcaaatttataatttacctactcaGTCAACGCACGTGTTACTATTTTTGATTAATCCGTGAGAATTAAATCAAACTCCGTACAATATCCtcataaaaattctgattttacaTTAGATTTGCAGAAAGTTGTAAGAATAAAGAAACCCTCATCGGTGTTCCAGAAAAACGGGGGATGTTGCTAATAGGTGGCATTGTGTCAAGTACTCAAGTGTGACAAAAATATGTTCAACATATTATCTAGGTACATagaaaaatatgatacaaatacattaccttggtttttacatttaaaatgatattaggtacctaggtaggaATTACAAGTAATAGGTTATACttaagcataatatttaaaattatataccaagttatttatttgtattattacacattCATACCTacttgttattacttattacacatatatctacttaatatatgttttagtcactcaatattttttccatttattgattatttcatatttgtatatattgtcgaaattgaacatttttcgaataacataataatatactgtaacgtATTACGAGTAAAACTTCACgattgtgttataattattttaccgtTTTTCCAATCCAACTACTAATGACgatcatattatgtacctattattacgattatttttataaatagttaaacattaatttattatgttctttCGTAATTTCATTCTTTACGTTTTGTTTAAGAGTCAAGACTCGTGTTGGAACAATtaggaataatttaaaaacaatttttaaaaaattaattgttttatttttttaaccaactaccaaatattggtaaaaaaaaatctataattagGTATTCGTTTAGTGTAGGTCTTATACATACACgaaatatacataacatttcataaaaatagaacaaattagttttaatatttaaagtcaATAAATCCGGTCACGGCAATTTTTTGTGTCTGCTTTCTCTCCCACCATGATGCACCAAATACGTTGTTACAAGATTTGCAACAATTCCTagggataaaatattatatctctcGAAGTGTATGTTACCAAGTTGcttctaattaattaattataccacTAATGATTCGGTTTGTTTATGAAACTATACAAATTAACTATACAACATTTCATTACAGCAATATAGaagtaaaattatgaaaatttaaaaaaacaatgaatcataatgcaatattatgatttttaaaataatttataatttaaaggcAACAAAAACATCAAACAATACTTGTTTCTAAAATtaggcaaaaaaaataaataaaatcaataacttataaagtaaattaattacttacaaATGATTAGTCATCAATGTAAAATACttgaatacaaaatttaaagaattatgataaatacaataattctaAACAACCATTCGGAGTTCTTTGGCAGTTTTGAACCCCCcttccaaacaaaaaaaaatatatgtgtagttaaaaataaagcttttaaaataatttctgtaCAATAAAATTTCATCTAATTTAAGAGAATATTCaactactaaaaaaaacaattcatattaaaattcaCACGATTCAAAAATAAGTCCATAACAGGGAAATATtggacaatatatttttttgtcgcaaattactttataatcattgttatttacaatagtaatatcatatattataccttatcAATACAGTTATATTTAAGACTTGtccacaatacaatttaatcaaaCCAACaaaaggtaatttttatttatttttggaagTCTGCTACTACTCATGTAAtcagttttaaacaaataaataaaagttgacattatatgtaaatataaatatataaatgtatgtgtatGAATATACTATAGATTAAATAAACTAAGTAATAAGTTCTTGTAGTTTTTTCACAGTAGTTTCATTCAAAGCACAGAGGTCGAAATCAAAAGTTTTTGTAGTTATTTCATAATGTCCAGTTTCGGCTATTACAGTGACTACCCTTTGAAGGTCTTCATCTTCTAACATCATTATTTTGTGTTGAAGATGTTTTAGTGAGTTTATATATTCATCAGTGAATTTGTTGTTACTGTGTGACGGTGATGGCGATCTAGAAATGTCTGAACATGTTTCTCTTACATGTTCCGCAATCTCCAGTCTGCTAGTTTTTGGTTTAGTTTCTTCCGTGTCACGTTCcttcttttttcgttttttcttttttataaaattattttctggaGAAAGCTTCTTTTTGGGTGGTTCTGGTTCTTTAGGCTTTGGTGGTTCTGGTGGTTGATAAGGTGGTTCACTATCCTCAGAGAGGAATTCTTCTTCAGACTCAAGCTCAGGTTCATGAACTCTTGAAGAATTAGCTTTTGGTGGCGGCAAACACTCTAGTATTTCTTCCTTAACTTTTGGAAATTCTTCTACTAATGTAACTGTTTGAGGTATATCAAGGTGTTTATAAGAAGGTTCCTGTTCGACAAAACTAGATTTTTCTtcctttttaattaatttttcttctttatctcTCTTGTCTCTTTTCTTGTGCTCCTTGTGACTTTTATGAGGTTTAGATGATTTTTcagatttttctatttttttatcagactttattttaattgattctgGTGAACttttatgtttctttttttcttgATCATTGCattcagtttttatttcttgtttaataattttggtttCATGATATGATTTTTCATCTTTATGGGACTTATCTTTATTTTTCTCTTTTATTTTATCTTCACGTTTGCTTTTATCCTTAAATTCTTTCTTTTCTAATTTAGTGTCATTAGacttttctttaattttttcatgGTGAGTAGATTCTTTTTTTTCTGGTTTAGAACTACTTTGTTTGAGAGGCTTTGATTTTTCAGAACTGTCTTTAGTTTTctcttttttatctttatcttttttCACCTTGTCTATAGATAATTCTTTCAATTTCTTCTTCTCTTTATCTCTGTCTTTGTCTTTATCTTTCTTATCATCTTTATGGTGTGGgctacttttaattttaacttgcgATTTTTCTGAGGAAGACAACTTTTGTGATGTTGATTTTGATGTAGTCAGTGGTAACTTTGAAGGCTGTATTGGAGACCCAAAAAGT
The Metopolophium dirhodum isolate CAU chromosome 7, ASM1992520v1, whole genome shotgun sequence DNA segment above includes these coding regions:
- the LOC132949514 gene encoding zinc finger MYM-type protein 5-like, giving the protein MSGSSRDRDTGRKWESGASKRKRKAEMMQVNQAMSTSMMKFLNKTSTSTTTDLDEPNAKMDLNEGISKYNEELTKEVETKSDLETSPPINTFENKEITFYVNSNINNICDLEMHKQEIVLSEPLMSLDPGKWVFPLSGSQRHDLVQNGPQQMLDTCDENYPLDNNKRHFSNFHYTRKLSNGETQHRRWLVYSQSQDKIYCSLFLSVQLQQREVFRSLK
- the LOC132949777 gene encoding protein AF-9; translated protein: MIPDDESMMAFPYVKVIFEIGHEASVRNKRTPEGFTHDWELFVRGADNTDIHFFIDKVVFHLHDTFPNPKRVVKEPPYVVKESGYAGFPLPIDIYVKNKDEPRKIRFNYELVLQERGLPPMSRVTRETYVFSPSEDFRRKLIKGGGTSVLSHDGTEAKNSTSSSAISKQKSTTNTNRLPSPPPKKNKKEDIKLNNTFATLFGSPIQPSKLPLTTSKSTSQKLSSSEKSQVKIKSSPHHKDDKKDKDKDRDKEKKKLKELSIDKVKKDKDKKEKTKDSSEKSKPLKQSSSKPEKKESTHHEKIKEKSNDTKLEKKEFKDKSKREDKIKEKNKDKSHKDEKSYHETKIIKQEIKTECNDQEKKKHKSSPESIKIKSDKKIEKSEKSSKPHKSHKEHKKRDKRDKEEKLIKKEEKSSFVEQEPSYKHLDIPQTVTLVEEFPKVKEEILECLPPPKANSSRVHEPELESEEEFLSEDSEPPYQPPEPPKPKEPEPPKKKLSPENNFIKKKKRKKKERDTEETKPKTSRLEIAEHVRETCSDISRSPSPSHSNNKFTDEYINSLKHLQHKIMMLEDEDLQRVVTVIAETGHYEITTKTFDFDLCALNETTVKKLQELIT